GGCCGATGTaacaattgaattttttttaataaattttttttattaagttaataatttattgatattttattcatcattttaaattaatattttcacaatggtatttttttttcaaaatgaatattatttttacatatattattattattattatttgttatttgtattattattatttttgaaaatatattttcttgGTAAATTTAACTGAGGGGgtccaattaaaatatataatttgtaAAAATAATATACATAAACAAATATAAATTGACAAGAAGATTGtttagaaaatattaataaactgTTACAATTAAATTACAATAATCATCGTCTATTTTTCATTGACTGAAATCTATCCATAATAACTTCATTGTCAATACTTGCAAATACATCCCTTTCAATGTAAGTCACCAAACAATTATTTAGTAGCTCATCTCCCATTCTATTACGAAGTGAACTTTTAATGATATTCATTGCAGAAAAAGCTCTTTCCATTGTGGCTGTAGCAACTGGCAAGATTAATGATAATTTGATTAACAAATATACCAAAGGAAAAACAATATGCTTTTTTGTAATAATCATCTTCTCAACAAGACCTCTAATTCCACTCACTTCAGAAAATTTCTTATCCATACGCATATCAAAGACAAAGTTCTCAAGTTGAGATTCAAGTTCAATTAGAGCAACTGGAGAAAATTCACAtggataaaattttacaagttgaATCAATTTGCTCGTATTGAATGCAGAAAATGAGTCCTTAGGATCGAGACATGCCATACATAAAAGCAAATTTGTATTCACTTCATCAAATCGATTATTAAGTTCTTGAAACTACATATCAATCACAGAATAAACTAACTCAACACGATAATGATGAAGATTTGTCATTTCTTCACTTCTATGCATTGATCTCCCTCTAGCTACATAGACATCCTCCATATCTAATACTGTTATATCATATATCACAAAATTCCAATACCTCAAGTAACAAAGATTCCCAACCATTTTCTCTTATCACTTGCAAATGACATTTTGAGACTTTAACTAGATTCATAGCATTTACAATATCTTGATCCCTTCTCTGTAAAACTTGTGATAACTCATGTGTGATTCCCAAAATCTTTTTCATAAGATGCAACACAAAGACAAATTCAAATCGATTCATAATATCTAACAAATCAATTGCTTCAGCCCTTTGTGGATCATCATTACCATTTTCTCCAATATACACAAGAACATCAATGATAGAAGGaaataaatatatcaaattaataagCGTACCATAATGAGAACTCCAATGAGTATCTCCCGATCTCTTCAATGCCGTTTCTTGATTTAGACCTTGTCCAGTTTTTATTTCACCTTTTGCAGTTCCTTTAAACACTTTCTCTAGCTGTTTTTCTTGAAGCATGTCCCTGCGTTTACAAGAACCTCCAATAACATTGACCAAATGAGTAACAGTATTGAAAAAAGAACCTATACTTGAATGCTTTTTAGCAACAGCAACAAGTGTGAGTTGGAGTTGATGAGCAAAACAATGGATATAATAAGCACTAGAATTCTCCTTCAAAATCAAACTTTTAAGGCCATTAAATTCACCTCGCATATACTAGCTCCATCATAGCCTTGACCTCTCAAACTAGATATACTCAAGCCATAAGTAGAGAGCAAAGACTCAATACCTTTTTTAAGAGATGCTGCACTTGTATTATAGACATGCACAAGACCAATAAATCTTTCAATGACACATTCAGATCCATTGACATATCTTATGACAACTCCCATTTGCTCTTTAACTGATACATCTCAACATTCATCAACTAAAATAGAGAACAAATCATCTCTCAAATCTGTAATTATAGCCTTTGTTGTCTCAATTGCAGCTACATCAATGATATCTTTTTGAATATCAGGAGATGTGAGTTTGAGATTGTCAGGAGCATTCTTCAACACAGTTTTATTAATTTCTTCATTACATGAAGCCAGAACTTTTAATAATTCAAGAAAATTTCCTTACTTTAATGAATTTTCAGACTCATCATTCCCCCAAAAGCCAATCCTTGCATCAAGAGACAATGAAGACATATAATTGATGCATTTAACCTGCAACGATACTCAATTTTTTACTGTTCTGATTGTTTTGAAAAAAAACTTCAATGTGTTGAGCTTGATTCATCA
This Hevea brasiliensis isolate MT/VB/25A 57/8 unplaced genomic scaffold, ASM3005281v1 Scaf1, whole genome shotgun sequence DNA region includes the following protein-coding sequences:
- the LOC110644107 gene encoding uncharacterized protein LOC110644107 — encoded protein: MLQEKQLEKVFKGTAKGEIKTGQGLNQETALKRSGDTHWSSHYGTLINLIYLFPSIIDVLVYIGENGNDDPQRAEAIDLLDIMNRFEFVFVLHLMKKILGITHELSQVLQRRDQDIVNAMNLVKVSKCHLQVIRENGWESLLLEFQELNNRFDEVNTNLLLCMACLDPKDSFSAFNTSKLIQLVKFYPCEFSPVALIELESQLENFVFDMRMDKKFSEVSGIRGLVEKMIITKKHIVFPLVYLLIKLSLILPVATATMERAFSAMNIIKSSLRNRMGDELLNNCLVTYIERDVFASIDNEVIMDRFQSMKNRR